One Fundidesulfovibrio soli genomic region harbors:
- a CDS encoding type 1 glutamine amidotransferase, translated as MLIRTFEHEPFEGPANIEAWAAKRGHTMVRTFLHAGDALPQTPDYDMLVVMGGGMSVHDELQFPWMREEKECLKQAVARGRSVLGVCLGAQMLSEALGGCVCQGRHREIGWHPVRLTPWAATNPAFAGLPRQFMGFHWHGETFSIPRGANLLAESDACAHQAFAVGAKLVGVQFHFETTMESMEQFLSAAGDDLAPGDYVQTAAQMREGAARHMAALEGMLFRLLDNMAREI; from the coding sequence ATGCTGATCAGAACGTTCGAGCACGAGCCCTTCGAGGGCCCGGCCAACATAGAGGCCTGGGCCGCAAAGCGCGGCCATACGATGGTTCGCACCTTCCTGCACGCCGGGGATGCCCTGCCCCAGACGCCCGATTACGACATGCTCGTGGTCATGGGCGGCGGCATGAGCGTGCACGACGAGCTTCAGTTCCCCTGGATGCGCGAGGAGAAGGAGTGCCTGAAGCAGGCCGTGGCCAGGGGCCGCAGCGTGCTGGGCGTGTGCCTGGGCGCGCAGATGCTCTCCGAGGCGCTGGGCGGCTGCGTCTGCCAGGGCAGGCACCGGGAGATCGGCTGGCACCCCGTGCGGCTGACCCCATGGGCGGCCACGAATCCGGCCTTCGCCGGGCTGCCCAGGCAGTTCATGGGCTTCCATTGGCACGGGGAGACGTTCTCCATCCCGCGCGGGGCCAACCTCCTGGCGGAGAGCGACGCCTGCGCGCATCAGGCCTTCGCCGTGGGGGCCAAGCTGGTGGGGGTGCAGTTCCATTTCGAGACGACGATGGAGAGCATGGAGCAGTTCCTCTCCGCCGCCGGGGACGATCTTGCCCCGGGCGATTACGTGCAGACGGCCGCACAGATGCGGGAAGGCGCGGCGCGGCACATGGCCGCGCTGGAGGGGATGTTGTTCAGGTTGCTGGACAATATGGCCAGGGAGATTTGA